A stretch of Aerococcaceae bacterium zg-252 DNA encodes these proteins:
- the truB gene encoding tRNA pseudouridine(55) synthase TruB codes for MRGLLPIWKEKGMTSHDVVFRLRKILKMKKIGHTGTLDPDVEGVLLICLGEATKLVELLMDGQKAYVGEITLGFATETEDSSGAVIQSTPVLSPLGTKFIDETMQQFIGEIKQIPPYYSAVKVNGRKLYEYARRGETVERPVRQAMIHSFERINEPQYNAETKLQSWQFRVVCGKGTYVRTLAVDLGAALGYASHMSQLTRNATGGFDGNMAITLSEVELAVENQTIHQHIYSIEQALSAFPKIELTSEQFDIIKNGSVVAADFFGTTIEEPVGLFYKGIAKAIYQPHPSKDGLIKPLRMFVLSENE; via the coding sequence ATGCGTGGTTTATTGCCGATTTGGAAAGAAAAGGGAATGACGAGTCATGATGTCGTGTTTCGTCTTCGTAAAATATTAAAAATGAAAAAAATTGGGCATACTGGCACATTAGACCCCGATGTTGAAGGTGTGTTATTAATTTGCCTAGGTGAAGCAACGAAATTAGTTGAATTATTAATGGACGGACAAAAGGCATATGTCGGTGAAATAACATTGGGCTTTGCGACCGAAACAGAAGATAGTAGTGGAGCAGTAATTCAGTCTACACCAGTATTGTCACCTTTGGGTACAAAATTCATCGATGAAACAATGCAACAGTTTATCGGTGAAATTAAGCAAATCCCCCCTTATTATTCGGCTGTAAAAGTCAATGGCAGAAAACTATACGAATACGCACGTCGTGGTGAAACGGTTGAACGCCCTGTGCGACAAGCAATGATTCATTCTTTTGAACGAATTAATGAGCCGCAATATAATGCTGAAACTAAACTTCAATCATGGCAATTTCGTGTTGTGTGTGGTAAAGGCACTTATGTGCGTACTTTAGCAGTTGATTTAGGTGCTGCATTAGGATATGCTAGCCATATGTCGCAGTTAACTCGTAATGCTACTGGGGGCTTTGACGGTAACATGGCTATCACACTGAGTGAAGTTGAATTAGCAGTGGAAAATCAAACGATTCATCAACATATTTATTCGATTGAACAAGCCTTATCCGCCTTTCCAAAAATTGAGTTGACATCTGAACAATTTGACATCATTAAAAATGGTAGTGTTGTAGCAGCTGACTTTTTTGGTACTACGATAGAAGAACCTGTTGGTTTATTTTATAAGGGGATTGCGAAGGCTATCTATCAACCACATCCAAGTAAGGACGGTTTAATTAAACCATTACGAATGTTTGTCTTATCTGAAAATGAATAA
- the parC gene encoding DNA topoisomerase IV subunit A → MVQENIQELNFANVIGDRFGRYSKYIIQDRALPDIRDGLKPVQRRILYAMYMDRNTAANPYRKSAKTVGNVIGNYHPHGDSSVYEAMVRMSQDWKLRETLIDMHGNNGSMDGDPAAAMRYTEARLSPIADELLRDIQHQTVDYLLNFDDTLEEPTVLPARIPNLLVNGATGISAGYATEIPPHNLAEVIDALVYMLSHKRYQLSDILQFVQAPDFPTGAIIQGADQIRKAYETGQGKIIVRSVTEIEQLKGNKQQIVIHELPYEVNKAKLIQRLDDIRIQRKIEGIADVRDESDRNGVRVVIELKREVNAEGILQYLLKNTDLQVNYHFNMVAIHERRPMVVGLMQMLEAYLAHQKEVLTKRTEHMLAADKKRLHIVDGLIRVVSILDEVIALIRASENKADAKRNLEREFEFSPEQSESIVNLQLYRLTNTDIEALQNEKLELNERILMYQNILNNEETLKKVLANELKDIKKRYQTPRRTRVQAEVEEITVETSILIPDEQVYVSVTKEGYIKRTSVRSFTASDAQDLGSRELDYPIFVQEMSTHDAIVLVTNKGNYIHLPVHELPDIRWKDMGMHLSTNYRLEDGEQLIAAFKSVMDASTLSGDDNPTLVMTTRKGMIKQTTLDQFTTYRSYKTKTATAMKLKDDQDAVITVAKAKPDVTYEVIVITERSYGVRYDLSGVPVSGMKAQGVVAIKLKDDDKVVASLLIDTAIERPQLLALTQRAHLKRFDVEVVAKVSNRSSRGHLLLKELKANPHRFIQVIALTKGNIPIVVLGDTGKTLEVKAFDTPISDRLSNGSLLHDAELLGQVISLYPARLKMLDEE, encoded by the coding sequence ATGGTTCAAGAAAATATTCAAGAACTTAATTTTGCCAACGTCATTGGAGACCGTTTCGGACGTTACTCCAAGTATATTATTCAAGACCGTGCCTTGCCAGATATTCGTGACGGATTAAAACCGGTGCAACGCCGTATTTTGTATGCGATGTATATGGATCGTAATACGGCTGCCAATCCTTATCGTAAGTCAGCGAAAACGGTAGGGAATGTTATCGGTAATTATCACCCACATGGTGATTCATCGGTTTATGAAGCAATGGTACGGATGAGCCAGGATTGGAAATTACGTGAAACATTAATTGATATGCATGGTAATAACGGAAGTATGGACGGAGACCCAGCAGCAGCGATGCGTTATACTGAGGCACGTTTATCGCCGATTGCTGATGAATTATTACGTGATATTCAACATCAGACGGTTGATTATTTATTAAACTTCGATGATACATTGGAAGAACCGACAGTGTTACCGGCACGAATTCCAAATTTGTTGGTCAATGGGGCGACAGGGATTTCGGCTGGATATGCAACGGAAATTCCACCGCATAATTTAGCAGAAGTCATCGATGCTTTAGTGTATATGCTAAGTCATAAACGCTATCAATTATCGGATATTTTACAATTTGTTCAGGCACCTGATTTTCCAACTGGTGCGATTATTCAAGGTGCTGACCAAATTCGTAAAGCCTATGAAACAGGGCAAGGTAAAATTATTGTGCGTTCAGTAACCGAAATTGAGCAATTGAAAGGGAACAAGCAACAAATAGTTATCCATGAATTGCCTTACGAAGTCAATAAAGCGAAGTTAATTCAGCGTTTGGACGATATTCGTATTCAACGTAAAATTGAGGGGATTGCTGATGTTCGTGATGAGAGTGACCGAAATGGTGTGCGTGTCGTCATCGAACTAAAACGTGAAGTCAATGCTGAGGGTATTTTACAGTATTTATTAAAGAATACTGATTTACAAGTGAACTATCATTTTAATATGGTGGCGATTCATGAACGTCGTCCAATGGTTGTTGGCTTAATGCAAATGCTTGAAGCATACTTAGCTCATCAAAAAGAAGTATTAACGAAGCGTACAGAGCATATGTTAGCAGCCGATAAGAAACGTCTGCATATTGTGGACGGTTTGATTCGTGTTGTTTCGATTTTAGATGAAGTAATTGCACTGATTCGTGCTAGTGAAAATAAAGCTGATGCCAAACGTAATTTGGAGCGTGAATTTGAATTTTCACCGGAGCAGTCAGAGTCGATTGTGAACTTGCAATTGTATCGCTTAACGAATACAGATATTGAAGCCTTGCAAAATGAAAAACTTGAGTTGAATGAACGTATTTTAATGTATCAAAATATTTTGAACAATGAAGAAACATTGAAAAAAGTATTAGCAAATGAGTTAAAAGATATTAAGAAACGTTATCAGACACCACGTCGCACACGTGTTCAAGCTGAAGTGGAAGAGATTACGGTGGAAACAAGTATTTTAATTCCAGATGAACAAGTGTATGTTTCGGTGACGAAAGAGGGTTACATCAAGCGGACGAGTGTTCGTTCCTTTACAGCATCAGACGCACAAGATTTAGGTAGTCGTGAATTGGATTATCCAATCTTTGTTCAAGAGATGAGTACGCATGATGCGATTGTATTAGTGACGAATAAGGGGAATTACATTCATTTACCAGTGCATGAATTACCGGATATTCGTTGGAAAGATATGGGAATGCACCTATCCACTAATTATCGCTTAGAAGACGGCGAGCAATTAATTGCAGCCTTTAAGTCCGTTATGGACGCATCTACCTTATCAGGTGACGATAATCCTACTTTAGTAATGACGACACGTAAAGGTATGATTAAACAGACAACATTAGATCAATTTACAACGTATCGTAGTTATAAAACGAAAACGGCAACTGCGATGAAATTGAAAGATGACCAAGATGCTGTCATTACAGTTGCTAAGGCAAAACCAGATGTGACTTATGAAGTGATTGTGATTACTGAACGTAGTTATGGTGTTCGTTATGATTTAAGTGGAGTACCAGTTAGTGGTATGAAAGCACAAGGTGTTGTAGCGATTAAATTAAAAGATGACGATAAAGTAGTGGCGTCCTTGCTGATTGATACAGCGATTGAGCGTCCACAATTATTAGCTTTGACGCAAAGAGCACATTTAAAACGTTTTGATGTAGAAGTCGTTGCGAAAGTATCAAATCGTAGCAGTCGTGGACATTTATTACTGAAAGAATTAAAAGCGAATCCACATCGTTTTATCCAAGTCATTGCCTTAACTAAAGGTAATATTCCGATTGTAGTTTTAGGGGATACTGGCAAAACACTCGAGGTAAAAGCATTTGATACGCCAATCAGTGACCGTTTATCTAATGGGTCATTATTGCATGATGCAGAACTGCTAGGACAAGTGATTAGTCTGTATCCAGCACGTTTGAAAATGTTAGACGAAGAATAA
- the parE gene encoding DNA topoisomerase IV subunit B codes for MSKKQTTPIQYNDDAIQILEGLDAVRKRPGMYIGSTDQRGLHHLIYEIVDNSVDEALSGFADYISVTIETDGSVRVQDNGRGMPVGQHATGVPTIQVIFTVLHAGGKFGQGGYKSSGGLHGVGASVVNALSSWLTVDVEREGSHYDMRFEDGGKPVTKLKKSKAATKTGHGTTVHFMPDKTIFGNAQINSEVIADRLRESAFLLKGLTIEITDKRQDYHEVFHYERGLEDFIQYLNEEKDLLGDTFSFSATSEEFEIDFAMQYNDGYSETILSFANNVRTASGGTHEVGMKTGITKAFNEYGRRVGLIKEKDKNLEGSDVREGLTAVISLRIPEQYLQFEGQTKEKLGTPKARALVENLVVERLASFLNENGNFSQMILRKAIRARETRELARKARDAARSGSKKSAQEKLISGKLTKAQSKDASKNELYLVEGDSAGGSAKLGRDRQYQAILPLRGKVINTEKASMQDIMKNEEINTMIYTIGAGVGADFDIESVNYDKVIIMTDADTDGAHIQVLLLTFFYRYMKPLLEAGKVYLAMPPLFKVSRGSGKKQVIEYAWTDEELDAAIKKVGKGYMLQRYKGLGEMNADQLWETTMNPETRILIRVTIDDAAQVERRVTTLMGNKVEPRRKWIEKNVQFTLETEDTLLNEHHGSANEEHEKIVSQQIQVNEEDTMEQMELF; via the coding sequence ATGTCAAAAAAGCAGACGACACCCATTCAATATAATGATGATGCCATTCAAATTTTGGAGGGCCTCGATGCAGTTCGCAAGCGTCCTGGTATGTATATCGGTTCGACCGACCAACGTGGGTTACATCATTTAATTTATGAAATTGTCGACAATTCCGTTGATGAGGCTTTATCAGGTTTTGCAGATTATATTTCAGTAACGATTGAAACAGACGGCAGTGTGCGTGTTCAAGATAATGGTCGTGGAATGCCCGTTGGGCAACATGCGACCGGAGTACCGACAATTCAAGTTATTTTTACAGTTTTACATGCTGGTGGTAAATTCGGTCAAGGTGGTTATAAATCATCGGGTGGTTTACATGGGGTTGGTGCTAGCGTGGTAAATGCCTTATCGAGTTGGTTGACAGTTGACGTTGAACGTGAGGGTAGCCACTATGATATGCGTTTTGAAGACGGTGGTAAGCCTGTTACCAAATTGAAGAAAAGTAAAGCAGCCACAAAAACAGGTCATGGTACGACAGTGCATTTTATGCCGGATAAAACTATTTTTGGTAATGCACAAATTAATTCCGAAGTGATTGCTGACCGTTTACGAGAGTCTGCCTTTTTATTAAAAGGATTGACGATTGAAATTACAGATAAGCGACAAGACTATCATGAAGTCTTTCATTATGAACGTGGGTTAGAAGATTTCATTCAATACTTAAATGAAGAAAAAGATTTACTAGGCGATACGTTTAGTTTTTCAGCTACTAGTGAAGAGTTTGAAATTGATTTTGCGATGCAATACAATGACGGCTATTCTGAAACGATTTTATCATTCGCAAACAATGTGCGAACAGCGTCAGGTGGAACGCATGAAGTGGGAATGAAAACTGGTATTACAAAAGCGTTCAATGAATATGGACGACGTGTTGGCCTTATCAAAGAAAAAGACAAAAACTTGGAGGGTAGCGATGTTCGTGAGGGTTTAACAGCCGTTATTTCATTGCGTATCCCAGAGCAGTATTTACAATTTGAGGGGCAAACGAAAGAAAAATTAGGAACTCCTAAAGCACGTGCCCTAGTCGAGAATTTAGTGGTTGAACGTTTAGCGTCCTTTTTAAATGAAAATGGGAATTTCAGTCAAATGATTTTGCGTAAGGCAATTCGTGCCAGAGAAACACGTGAATTAGCTCGTAAAGCTCGTGATGCTGCTAGAAGTGGTTCAAAAAAATCAGCGCAAGAAAAGCTGATTTCTGGTAAATTAACCAAAGCACAATCCAAAGACGCTAGCAAAAATGAACTATACTTAGTGGAGGGTGACTCTGCCGGTGGTTCAGCAAAATTAGGTCGTGACCGTCAATACCAAGCGATTTTGCCATTGCGTGGTAAAGTTATCAACACCGAAAAAGCGTCAATGCAAGATATTATGAAGAATGAAGAAATCAATACGATGATTTATACGATTGGTGCTGGTGTTGGGGCTGATTTTGATATTGAGTCAGTCAATTACGATAAAGTTATTATCATGACTGATGCCGATACTGACGGAGCACATATTCAAGTATTATTATTAACCTTTTTCTATCGTTATATGAAACCTTTATTAGAGGCAGGGAAAGTCTACTTAGCAATGCCACCATTGTTTAAAGTGTCTCGTGGTTCGGGTAAAAAGCAAGTGATTGAATATGCATGGACTGATGAAGAACTTGATGCAGCGATTAAAAAAGTCGGAAAAGGCTATATGTTGCAACGTTATAAAGGTTTAGGTGAGATGAACGCTGATCAATTATGGGAAACAACGATGAATCCAGAAACACGAATATTGATTCGTGTGACGATTGATGATGCTGCACAAGTAGAGCGTCGTGTAACGACTTTAATGGGAAATAAAGTTGAGCCACGACGAAAATGGATTGAAAAGAATGTTCAATTTACACTGGAAACGGAAGATACCTTATTGAATGAACATCATGGTTCAGCAAATGAAGAACATGAAAAAATCGTTTCTCAGCAAATTCAAGTAAACGAAGAAGATACAATGGAGCAAATGGAATTATTTTAA
- a CDS encoding antibiotic biosynthesis monooxygenase translates to MAIYINIYYTGQNGSARQFAQEMLESGIVDTIRSKSGNLGYQYFSSIENPETILLVDAWENQQALDIHHQSETMQQIINLRDKYDVKMVVERFVRDNQTDYADRQFIRE, encoded by the coding sequence ATGGCAATCTATATCAATATTTATTACACTGGACAAAATGGTTCAGCAAGACAATTTGCTCAAGAAATGCTTGAATCAGGCATTGTTGATACGATTCGTAGTAAATCAGGAAATTTAGGTTATCAATATTTTTCATCTATTGAAAATCCTGAAACAATTCTTTTAGTGGACGCATGGGAAAATCAGCAGGCATTAGATATACATCATCAATCAGAGACGATGCAACAAATTATCAACTTGCGTGATAAGTATGATGTGAAAATGGTCGTAGAGCGTTTTGTCCGAGATAATCAAACTGACTATGCTGACCGTCAATTTATTAGAGAATAA
- the plsY gene encoding glycerol-3-phosphate 1-O-acyltransferase PlsY — protein MHYLYLIFAYLIGSIPTGVWYSRYKHRVDVRELGSGNSGATNVGRNFGIKAAVFVTLIDIFKGTLVVLLAKHFFPNEPYIIMGSAIAAVLGHAYPLYANFKGGKVVATSFGVTAGFSLPIAFFGALFLFLLIYLTSTISLSAMVSFTATALYIYFTQASIYGYGFLLIALFLMYRHRANIQRLMQGNESHIGFGLRSSKK, from the coding sequence ATGCATTATCTTTATCTTATATTCGCTTATTTAATTGGTTCTATTCCAACAGGAGTTTGGTATTCACGTTATAAACACAGAGTTGATGTTCGTGAATTAGGTAGTGGCAATAGCGGAGCAACGAATGTTGGCCGTAATTTTGGTATCAAAGCTGCTGTTTTTGTAACATTGATCGATATTTTTAAAGGAACATTAGTTGTCCTATTAGCAAAACATTTCTTCCCAAATGAACCGTACATTATTATGGGGTCTGCCATTGCAGCCGTTTTGGGTCATGCCTATCCACTCTATGCTAATTTTAAAGGAGGAAAAGTCGTAGCAACATCATTCGGCGTTACTGCTGGCTTTAGTTTGCCAATTGCCTTTTTTGGTGCTCTGTTTTTATTTTTACTTATTTATCTAACAAGCACTATCAGCCTATCCGCTATGGTCAGTTTTACAGCCACAGCACTCTATATTTATTTCACTCAAGCAAGTATTTATGGTTACGGCTTCTTACTCATCGCATTATTTCTAATGTACCGTCATCGTGCTAATATTCAGCGTTTGATGCAGGGAAATGAGAGCCACATTGGATTTGGGTTACGCAGTTCGAAAAAGTAA
- a CDS encoding DNA starvation/stationary phase protection protein: MKFTQTKVALNQLVADLSQASTAIHQIHWYLRGANFITWHERMDDYRNQIESQLDEVAERLIIIDGTPFSTLEEFVKETKIQSIEGHYKRNLSDHLTRLIEIFRTLIEDYHHVIDVAGDESDNVSEDMAIGFKGELEKLVWMLQAELGNAPEIDA, from the coding sequence ATGAAATTTACTCAAACAAAAGTCGCACTCAATCAATTGGTAGCTGATTTAAGTCAAGCTTCGACTGCTATCCACCAAATTCATTGGTATTTAAGAGGTGCTAATTTCATAACTTGGCATGAACGTATGGACGACTACCGTAATCAAATTGAATCTCAATTAGATGAAGTAGCAGAACGACTGATTATTATTGATGGGACTCCATTTTCTACACTAGAAGAATTTGTTAAAGAAACTAAAATACAAAGTATTGAAGGACACTACAAACGTAACTTATCTGACCATTTAACACGTTTAATTGAAATATTTAGAACATTGATTGAAGACTATCACCATGTAATAGACGTTGCTGGTGATGAATCAGATAATGTCAGCGAAGACATGGCAATTGGGTTCAAAGGAGAACTAGAAAAATTGGTATGGATGTTGCAAGCTGAATTAGGCAATGCTCCTGAAATTGACGCATAA
- the rpmG gene encoding 50S ribosomal protein L33, with the protein MRVNINLECTECGERNYLTAKNKRNNPDRLEVKKYCPRDRKTTLHREVKK; encoded by the coding sequence ATGCGCGTTAACATTAACTTAGAATGTACTGAATGTGGAGAACGTAATTATTTAACAGCAAAAAATAAACGTAATAACCCAGACCGTTTAGAAGTTAAAAAATATTGTCCAAGAGATCGCAAAACTACTTTACACCGTGAAGTGAAAAAATAA
- a CDS encoding DUF92 domain-containing protein produces the protein MIYGITFIGAVSAYLTKRLTFSASIIAMMIGSSFYYFGDAFSWLTLLLLFISSSAIQWLKEQHPNIQHSLSKRDQRKVIQVLANALPGVMFLIIGTALNTPTGYFAAIATIAAATADTWASEIGVLSRSKPIHLLTFRPIKNGESGSVSLLGTLASLAGSTFIIMTNLLTHALWNTTRLPYYSLKLVMLLIISGFAGSIIDSLFGYTIQVKYQLPHSNNISETYQQGSIKIQGWAFIDNSMVNFMSTLIAGTIVWMFY, from the coding sequence ATGATTTACGGCATAACATTCATCGGTGCAGTCAGTGCTTACCTAACTAAACGGCTCACCTTTTCTGCTAGCATTATCGCAATGATGATTGGCAGTAGCTTTTATTATTTTGGTGATGCATTTAGTTGGTTAACACTGCTATTATTATTTATCAGCTCCAGTGCAATTCAATGGCTTAAAGAACAGCACCCTAATATACAACACTCATTATCAAAACGTGACCAACGAAAAGTTATACAAGTATTAGCAAATGCATTACCAGGTGTGATGTTCTTAATTATTGGAACTGCATTGAATACACCAACAGGATACTTTGCAGCGATTGCCACTATCGCAGCTGCAACAGCGGACACATGGGCTTCTGAGATTGGCGTTCTAAGTCGCTCTAAACCCATTCACTTGCTCACCTTTCGACCAATTAAAAACGGTGAATCAGGTAGTGTTAGTCTATTAGGTACATTAGCAAGTTTAGCAGGCAGCACCTTTATCATTATGACAAATCTCCTAACCCATGCTTTATGGAATACAACTCGCTTGCCATATTATTCACTCAAACTTGTTATGCTATTAATTATCAGTGGATTCGCTGGTTCTATTATCGACAGTCTTTTCGGTTATACAATACAAGTAAAATATCAATTGCCTCATTCCAATAACATTAGCGAAACGTATCAACAAGGCAGTATCAAAATACAAGGTTGGGCTTTTATCGATAATAGTATGGTAAATTTCATGTCTACATTAATTGCAGGCACAATAGTTTGGATGTTTTATTAA
- a CDS encoding ABC transporter ATP-binding protein, translating into MIEYKNIGKTYNDNWVVRDFNLSIHEGDFVCIVGTSGSGKTTLLKMINGLIKPDEGEIWISGHNIVEEDIIALRRKIGYAIQGNGLFPHLTVAENIGYVPRLEKRNEKEIDEIVDNMLKLVGLPLNTKEKYPNELSGGQQQRVGIARAYANKPLILLMDEPFGAVDSITRYQLQTDLKAIHEQTNCTIIFITHDIQEAFKLGSHILVMDNGMVQQFGTTEEVWHQPSNSFVKRLIDMTR; encoded by the coding sequence ATAATCGAATATAAAAATATTGGTAAAACTTACAATGATAATTGGGTGGTTCGTGATTTTAATTTGAGTATTCATGAGGGTGATTTTGTTTGCATTGTGGGAACTTCTGGTTCTGGGAAAACAACCTTGTTAAAAATGATAAATGGGTTGATAAAACCTGACGAGGGTGAAATATGGATTTCAGGCCATAATATTGTAGAGGAAGATATAATTGCTTTAAGGAGAAAGATAGGATATGCGATTCAAGGAAATGGTTTATTTCCTCATCTGACTGTGGCTGAAAATATCGGGTATGTACCACGACTTGAAAAAAGGAATGAGAAAGAAATTGATGAGATTGTTGATAATATGTTGAAACTTGTTGGGTTACCTTTAAATACAAAAGAAAAATACCCAAATGAGTTATCCGGAGGTCAGCAACAACGAGTTGGAATAGCACGAGCCTATGCCAATAAGCCCTTGATTTTGTTAATGGATGAACCATTTGGAGCTGTTGATTCGATTACACGTTATCAATTGCAAACAGATTTAAAAGCGATTCATGAACAGACAAATTGTACAATTATTTTTATTACTCATGATATTCAAGAAGCATTTAAATTAGGTAGCCATATTTTAGTAATGGATAATGGAATGGTGCAACAATTTGGAACGACTGAAGAAGTGTGGCATCAACCAAGCAATAGTTTCGTAAAACGTTTAATTGATATGACAAGATGA
- a CDS encoding ABC transporter permease subunit, whose product MISNIIDEFITNSSFYLNLLKEHIIITFTAVMIAIVIGLGIGIWISQKPKLAGYFIAIVNIVYTIPSIALLGFLISWTGIGNTTAIIALTIYALLPIVRSTYIGITTIDANIIEASRAMGSKEYQILYKIKLPLAFPIIFSSIMNMVTMTIALAGIASFVGAGGLGVAIYRGITTNNELLILNGSILIALLALVVDGLLSYIGKLVSSHKLKKVSYRNSLLIFSMAILVIVSSVFLYSNRKIETVELASKPTSEGYVLAELVAELIENDTNLKVNITHGVGGGTSNIHPALLKGEFDMYPEYTGTAWQVILKKEEPYTKERFEQLNQAYQHDYHLLWKGMFGFNNTYSIGIRADLAMQYHIKTFSDLAKYSDQFIFGAEYDFFEREDGYKALTGAYNYHFKKAVDMDNGLKYQALFDKKIDAMTVFTTDGQLSDSRIVVLEDDLNFYPKYLAGMVVSESILNKHPELDKEFDKLNGILDEKTMAELNYRVEIGKENPKDVAKQFLQEKGLLEGQHG is encoded by the coding sequence ATGATAAGCAATATTATAGATGAATTTATAACCAACTCATCGTTTTATTTAAATTTACTCAAGGAACATATTATTATTACCTTTACAGCTGTGATGATAGCAATCGTCATTGGACTAGGTATTGGTATTTGGATTTCGCAAAAACCAAAACTTGCTGGATACTTTATTGCTATAGTTAATATCGTCTATACTATTCCGTCAATTGCATTGTTAGGTTTTTTAATTTCATGGACAGGAATTGGTAATACAACTGCTATCATCGCTTTAACGATTTATGCGTTATTGCCCATCGTGCGAAGTACTTATATTGGAATAACAACGATTGATGCTAATATAATCGAAGCGAGTAGAGCAATGGGGAGTAAAGAATATCAAATTTTGTATAAAATTAAACTTCCTTTAGCCTTTCCTATAATTTTTTCTTCTATTATGAACATGGTGACAATGACAATTGCTTTAGCAGGTATTGCTTCATTTGTAGGTGCTGGAGGGCTAGGAGTAGCTATTTATCGTGGTATTACGACTAATAATGAACTTCTTATTTTGAATGGAAGTATTCTAATTGCTTTGTTAGCATTAGTTGTTGATGGATTGTTGAGCTATATAGGTAAATTAGTATCAAGTCATAAGCTAAAGAAAGTCAGTTATAGAAATTCATTGCTAATATTCAGTATGGCAATACTTGTCATTGTATCCTCGGTATTTTTGTACTCAAATAGAAAAATTGAAACAGTAGAATTAGCGTCTAAGCCTACTTCGGAAGGATATGTCTTAGCTGAATTAGTAGCTGAATTGATTGAAAATGATACAAACTTAAAAGTGAATATTACACATGGAGTAGGTGGCGGAACTTCAAATATTCATCCAGCATTATTAAAAGGTGAATTTGATATGTATCCGGAATATACTGGTACTGCGTGGCAAGTTATTTTGAAAAAGGAAGAACCATACACTAAAGAGCGTTTTGAACAATTGAATCAAGCGTATCAACATGATTATCATTTATTGTGGAAAGGTATGTTTGGCTTTAATAATACTTATAGTATTGGGATTCGTGCTGATTTAGCAATGCAATATCATATCAAGACTTTTTCTGATTTAGCAAAATATTCCGATCAGTTTATCTTTGGCGCAGAGTATGACTTTTTTGAACGAGAAGATGGATACAAAGCTTTGACTGGAGCTTATAATTATCATTTTAAAAAGGCTGTCGACATGGATAATGGATTAAAATATCAGGCATTATTTGATAAAAAGATTGATGCGATGACGGTGTTTACAACGGATGGACAATTATCGGATTCAAGAATTGTCGTACTTGAAGATGATTTAAACTTTTATCCAAAGTATTTAGCAGGAATGGTAGTTAGTGAATCAATATTGAATAAGCATCCCGAACTTGACAAAGAATTTGATAAACTTAATGGCATACTGGATGAAAAAACAATGGCCGAATTGAATTATCGAGTTGAAATTGGAAAAGAAAATCCTAAGGATGTAGCCAAGCAATTTTTACAAGAAAAAGGGCTATTGGAGGGACAACATGGATAA